ACTCGGCAGTTCACTCAACAGCTTCATAGTTTCACACAACCGCGAAGGGAAAAACAAATTTGTGGTCATGAATTTGTTTCGCGGTTGAAGCAATCCGTGATGACTTTGCTTCGCAGTTTGCGGCAACCGCGAAGCAAACTCACAATCGCGAAGTAATTTTCTGACAAAACAACACTCCTTACACTAATATAAGGTCATTTCTAAGTTACATTACacaaaatatatcaaaataaTAACGCAAAACGAAAAAAACACCCTAAACCAAAAACGAGCCAGTAAAACTCTAACCCTAGAACAAATTTGCAAAAAAAAGAATTGTTAGATATTTGCCTTCTTTCAGATTTTTGCTATCGAAACCGCCAAAGAAACACTTTATAATCGCCAAAGAAACACTTCGAATTCACAGTCTATCCAACGAGttcattaaaagaaaaaaatgagaggAAGAAGTCTCAACTAAGTGTTATACATATATGAAGAATATTTTAGGAAAATGTATATTAAAGTAGTCTAGATATATAATGGGtgtaaatatgtaaatagaccTCTGAATTGGgtcagttttgtaatttaccctttatacTTTTATGTTAACTAACTAAAGATTTTCCGTCAAACAAACAAACaccgaaaattttaaaaaatatatttcatgCACAATAATTTCCAAAGAACAAACAGGGCCTAATGTTTTTAATCTTTACATGTTAACTTGGATGATATCTTTTTCTATGTTGCGCAATGAAATATCGACTTTTCATGATGTATTGTGTTGATCCGATGATACGACCAAGAAGAAAAATTACAGGTTCCAGCTATACCTATATTTGACAAGAATAGTCTGAGAAGAGAAACTCATTAGAGTTGATCACTCCACAAAACCACAAGAATTTGCAGGACATCTAATCTGTATTCAGGGAGATACAAACAATAGCATCTCAAAATACTGtgaaaccaaaaccataaacgAATCAAAACTCAAAACAGAAAAATATTTGCATGATGAACTCAAGGAGATCACATGATATCAATAGCAAAACATAAGAGTAAAAAGTGGCAGCAGAAGGATACagtggagaagatgaagataaAAGATAGTTATAAACTGTTTACATGCTTCTATTACTCCGCATAATCACATCACTCTTCTTCATACTGTCACCACCAACTCTATTTCTCCCTAGAGTCTGGTTTGCTCATATGCATCACACAAATGCTAcagagaacaaaaaaaaaaaagaaaaaattgctCCTAGACTACCAAAATCACAATGGCGCCAATAGGCGAGTTTCGTTCAATACAATATACAACATATTTTAGCAGAACATCCATTTGTATCCTATATATCCTTTACATCCTATCATATCAGATATTCCAAGTGGTAGCTCTAATCTTTTTGTTCCACTAATTATCTCAGCTTTGATTCACTTCCCTTGCTTCGGAAcgatgagagagagaagaacgACCTTGGAGCTGAAAAAATGTAAATATGATATCTTAACAATCACCTTAAACAAACTGAGGCAGTCGGTTTACCAAGTCGTTAAATCTGTCATAAATCTACCATTTTTACATCctaaaatatatattcaattaTTTAACAGAAAAAGATCACCTTTTATAGAGCTTCCAGAGATATGATCATCTCTTAATTTGAAATTTGCTGGAGGTGCTGGTATGGAGCTATGAATAGCTTGAACTGTAAGAAAGGAGAAGCATTGTCATGTATATAAAAATCAATGATATAACCAAAATATGTAGGGCAAACATAGGTATTTAAAGCAAGAAGGAAAATATATTTACGCTGCTCATTGAACAACTCGCTTTCGTTGAAGCCATCATCAGAAGCATGACTCTGAGAGAAACCCATTCTCGACTTCCTCAAGTCATCTGATGACCGATTTGCAGGATCTCGCCCATCTTCTGTGTCATCGTCTCCTTCAGAAGTTGTAGCAGAAATCCAATCAACCAAAGAATCTGTCCCACGACTTTTCCTTCCAAATTTTAACAACCGTTTGAACCCTTTTGTGACATCCTTGCGAGGCTGATTATGGGATGAATTAGCAACCATAAAAGGTTTCTGAGCACTCCCCCACTTCTTCCTCATTCTAGCTGCATCGGCTTCTGTTTGCGTAAGAGAGTGAGAATTCCAAGATGCAGGACTCCCAATTGGAGAGTCAACAGAAGCATCAATATCTGAAATCTCATGTGGATAGGAAAATGGATTATTCAAGCGGGAGTTCCATGAAACTGGACTTTCACCAGGAGAGTCCTGCAAGGACCCTGCACCATGAAATGTTGGAGGAATAGAAGCTGGCAGTTCAGCAACTGAAGAAGGATCAACTTGAGAAAGGGATCTTAGGGAATCACCATTATCAGATTCAGACATCTTATCAGACTCCTGGCTTAGTCTTGGCTTCCCATTTTCATTGTTAGCATAATCTTCAATCTCTGTTGGGTCAAGCTCATCCTCCTCAtcttcagcttcttcttcttttgctatATTGACTGAATCTTCTGCCTCAAAGGGCGATTCTTCAAATTCTTCTTCGTTTTTCAGCGCATCAGATGCTATTGAAGCTTTCAGTTTAGGAATGCTAGTTCCAGCACCAGGACCCATGCCATTACCCTTCCGAAGGAAGGGTTTTGAATCCACATTCTTTGAAAATTGTTCATACAGGCCATGCTCCGTTTGTTCTTTATCAAACTTCAATGGCGCCAAGACAATATCATTAGAGTTCAAAGGAGGCAAATCCTTAAATTCAGCAGGACTAGCAGAACTTTTCCTCAACGACTGAGAACGCCGAGGCTTTTCTTCCTTTACAAGAGCTGCTGCCTCTTCAGTGATACTCTTGCTGCGGGCATAGGGTCTTGCCTGCGCACGATTTGCTGTTTTACTGATTCCTGGAGAGGGCTTTGTGTTCTCTTTCCTGAAATCAGAAAAGTTTGGAACTGATTGTGCAAGAGGATTTTCTGATTGCACTCTCCGCCTCCCAGAACTGGGGTTGGAGATTTTTGCTGATGATCGTGGAACCGGTGCTGCTGTTGTCCGAGGAGTGGATGACGATGTATATCTGTTCTGGAACATCTTCTTGTTCTGGGAGCTTCTAGAAGCACCATCTGTTGTAGATGCATCACTGTATGGTTTATCTTGTCtgtaatatttatgttccaATAATTCAGAAggatcttcatcttcttcactctGAATAATGTCCACCAGATGCTGTGAAAGAAAAACCTTATCAAATGAGGATAGCTCCGAAGTCAAATAAAAACTACACTGAGAAGTTAGGTCATAATCAGAACTTAATGCTCAAAAGACATAGCTGAAGGATTATATACCTGTCCTCTCTTCATGCTTGAACGCGAATGATACATTCTGAGCTTTTCTGCACGTTGATGAGCACTAGACACTGTGTCTAATCTGTCTGCAGAGCCAGAAAACGTCGCCTTCAATTCAGCTCTACTCCGCTCAAGGGTATCCTGCATTGCCTTCAACTTGGCTTCCTTCTCTGCTCTTTTTGATCCCCACTCTTCCTTCAGTTTCGCATCTCTTTTCTGCATGTATTTCTCATACAATTTCCCCCTAGAATCATCTGATAGGCTAAGCTCAGAGAAATTCTGTCTCAGAGCACTTCCAAAGTCAGGATGATTTGCCTTCATAGGTGGGGGTGTGCTAAACATTGCATTATCACTAGCATTCATAACTACTTCAACTGCAATCTTTTTATCTTGAACTTGTGCTGCAGGATAAATCTCCACTTCAACTGGTTTTTTGTACTGTGAATTTATTGCCTGTTCAACCTGTGACTCAGCAGCCTTGCTTCTCCTAGTAGAATTAGATTGATCTCCAGGAACCCGAAGCTTGTGCTCCGCAAAAAGTTTCTCAAGTTCATTTGCCTTCAGTTTCAGCTCGTCATTGAGTCCTTGATTCCCCTTTGACTGCCTTACTCTCTGAACTTGCTCTATTGATCCAAAGCTGTCTTGATCCTCACAAGCCTTTATGCTAGGACCAGCAAGCTTGTTTGCAAATATAGAACCAGAATCTTCTCTTCTACCTTGCATCTTCAATATTTGTTCtggaccagaagaaagtggttTTTGGATCTTCCTTTTTGGAATTTCAAGATCTCCCACTCGCATTGGTTCCTTTGCAGTCACCGCCACAACCTTCCCCACTTGCTCAATTTCTCCTGTAACTGATCTCCAATGTGACTGAGAAGTTGGCTGATCAACCTCAGTCTCCTTGTATGATACTTCCTTAACTTTCATTCCATAACCACCTTCAAACTGCCCTGAAAGAGATCGAGTATGAGTCTGGGATCCCCTGCATCGCGACTCGCTTGATGGCTGCTCCCTTATTTTAGTATCCTCAGCTCTATTCCCAACTTCAACATCCCCCGCTCTCCCCACAAAACTTACAGTATGAGGTGGGAACCTAGCCTGATTTGCTCCAACAGTCTCCCCTCTATCAAAATTACCAGTCAACTTTCCCTCAAAACCCGCTTGATCTTTCACTCCACTGCTTCTCTCATCCTCACCCAAGTTACCCTTGTTAAATTTCTCCTCTTTAACTCCCTGGTCACTTCTACCAGCAAATGACTTCAATTGTGCTTGCAACCCTGCCTGGTCTTTGCACTTCACTTTCCCCTTCAATCCTACCTCCTCACCCTGATCCATAGACCCCGAAACACTCCTAACCTCATCCTTGACTGAACTTGCAGTATCACTAAACCCCTGTTGATCTTTATCATCTGCCAATGAGCCGGAAAATACATTATTTTTACTTTGCGGTACAGAAGATGAAGGAGTTATTAAAGGGCTATCTGTACTGTTATTTTCCTTCTTATCATTGCCCAAGTCAATGCTCATATCACTTGCGCCACTCCATCTCCTCAGAACAGCCCTTTCAGCTGCAGGTGCAGAAGACACATCTGAGGACAGTCTCCTCAGTTCAGCAGGTTTGGCTACAGGAACAGACTTACCACCTGAGTTCTCCTTCTGTTTATTCTCAAAGAGATTGATCCTGTCCTGCACACTAAGTCGCCTTGAAGGCTGACTTGATTGAATAGGTAATAGCTCAGGAGTAGACTCCTCTtgcttcttctcttcttccttgCCCTCGTTCTGGACTGATAATTGTTGTTGGGGCAGAGAGGAATGAGGATTAAAGTTAGAACCTTTGGATTGGTTGAGGTGATTTTGGATTTGCGTTAAATCTCGTTGTAGCTGTTCTTGGCCGGCTTGGTGGTGCTGATGGGACCCACTTGGTTCTCCTGAGGGGTCATCAATTGACATGTCAGATCCCCATGAAGCCCGGACCAATTGATCTTCGACACCTGGCTTCCATGGAGTAATCAGGTCTGGTCTTCTTTCGCACAGTGAGATAAATTTGGAACAAGCTTCGCTGCACGAATATGTATCtctctttaattaattattaaagaaaaaaacgCGTTTGTGAAAAGGAAATAAGAGAGAAAGATTACAACGATTACaactatataataataataatgaacgAATAATAAAGAGAAAAGGTAAGAAGTAAAAAAAGATGGCACCTGGAGAAAGGAGAAAATAACTCTATAACCACTAAACCTGACATAGTGTGACAGGAAAGTTGAGAAGATGGGAAAtttaacattttctttctataTCTAAGTCGGATCTGGTATCAACTGTTTCTTCTCTTAGTTTCTATCATAAGTTTCGAACATGGGAGGGCATTAGACTCTTTCCTTGCTAATTTTGTTCTAGAAAGATACCTACTTTGTCCTTATATGGTGGAGGTCAACTGGGAATATTTGAAAACATTTATACCAAATGTGTAAAGCATATAGGCGTTGAATAAATAATTCATGACTGGCTCCCCATGATTCATTAACAACACAACACCATCATGAGAAGTTACAAGAATCCAGAACAGTTTCTACTAGACCCCACCTTGACCTACATGAACGGACCAAAGCGCCAAAAGCAAAACCAAAATGAGAAACAAAAAGACGTGCCAAACATTTATCTCAGGCTTAATACATATAAGGGGCTCCCTGTACATGTCCAAATAATCCGATTGGTCCCTTAAACTCTGGAGATGTCTAATTAGCCCCTggacttgcttaaagtgatatgATTAACTCTCCAAGTCCTATGTGACAAAGCAAAGTAGtgatttggacaagttaaagtGTGTgttactttaagcaagttcagggaggGCCAATAGGTCATTTAAGTAAGTTCAGGGGGGCAATAGGTcatttaagcaagttcaaaggccaatatgtcactttaagcaagttcaggggctaATGAGACATCTTCCAGTATGATTATTTGGCCAAGTACAAGGGGCCCtcatgtattaagccttaagtAGTTTAAAACAGATTCACTAACACATGAAATCATGAACATCCCTTAAAAAGCTCTTTCTTTTAACAATGCAAACAACTAAATGCTATAATTAATCAAAGTCAAATATAAACTATCTCCACCTGTAAAAAAGCTGATGAACAATATTATCTTCTACTAAGCAGCAAGTGAAGTATCCTCATACATTATGGGAAAGAACAACACATCATTATCCAGCAGTATTCAGCAAAACCATGGTATTTTGCAATGTATCCCTTCCTAACCATAAATCTCATGTGACATGCTAGATCCCACATCTTTGTCAGCCAACTCacaaaaaaattacactaaaatataattaaattatttagtaCAATGGTGAGACTTCATTTTCTGAGTAAACCAATCAAATGATGCATTATTCTACTATTTCTAGGTGAAATTATGGATCCAAAAAACTGCAACTTGTCAACATTCATAAGAACCTTCAGCTGCAATGCAAATTTTTGTATGAACCACAAGAATAGTGAGATATTTCTTGCATCCTGAGGCATATCCAACTTTTTCCCTTGTTTAAGCAGTGAAAGAGATGTATATGGTTATTCGGTTGTCTTTGTTTGCCATCATTAATGCAACTATAGAAGGATTAAGATGTATATCAATTTTAGTGTTGAAAACCCCCAGATAAACATTCCATGTTAATTttctcaaaaagaaaaaaaaaaaacatttcagGTTTAATGAATTTTGCTTCAAATTATTGTGTCACAACAAGTGAACAGCCCTTTAAAAGGGTGGACAGCATAGTTAACggaacaacaacaaagccttagtcccgaaatgattcggggtcggctaacatgaaccatcatataaactTTTTTAAACCTCAGCCCCGGCTTTGTGGTAACTAAATATATCATATGCTGTAAACATACTTCGCTGCTTTCTGCAAGGAACTTAAACCTTTGACCT
The window above is part of the Euphorbia lathyris chromosome 3, ddEupLath1.1, whole genome shotgun sequence genome. Proteins encoded here:
- the LOC136223113 gene encoding uncharacterized protein isoform X3, with the protein product MMAGTDATKKELLRAIDVRLTAVRQDLTTSYARASAAGFNPETVSDLQLFSDCFGAHRLNEACSKFISLCERRPDLITPWKPGVEDQLVRASWGSDMSIDDPSGEPSGSHQHHQAGQEQLQRDLTQIQNHLNQSKGSNFNPHSSLPQQQLSVQNEGKEEEKKQEESTPELLPIQSSQPSRRLSVQDRINLFENKQKENSGGKSVPVAKPAELRRLSSDVSSAPAAERAVLRRWSGASDMSIDLGNDKKENNSTDSPLITPSSSVPQSKNNVFSGSLADDKDQQGFSDTASSVKDEVRSVSGSMDQGEEVGLKGKVKCKDQAGLQAQLKSFAGRSDQGVKEEKFNKGNLGEDERSSGVKDQAGFEGKLTGNFDRGETVGANQARFPPHTVSFVGRAGDVEVGNRAEDTKIREQPSSESRCRGSQTHTRSLSGQFEGGYGMKVKEVSYKETEVDQPTSQSHWRSVTGEIEQVGKVVAVTAKEPMRVGDLEIPKRKIQKPLSSGPEQILKMQGRREDSGSIFANKLAGPSIKACEDQDSFGSIEQVQRVRQSKGNQGLNDELKLKANELEKLFAEHKLRVPGDQSNSTRRSKAAESQVEQAINSQYKKPVEVEIYPAAQVQDKKIAVEVVMNASDNAMFSTPPPMKANHPDFGSALRQNFSELSLSDDSRGKLYEKYMQKRDAKLKEEWGSKRAEKEAKLKAMQDTLERSRAELKATFSGSADRLDTVSSAHQRAEKLRMYHSRSSMKRGQHLVDIIQSEEDEDPSELLEHKYYRQDKPYSDASTTDGASRSSQNKKMFQNRYTSSSTPRTTAAPVPRSSAKISNPSSGRRRVQSENPLAQSVPNFSDFRKENTKPSPGISKTANRAQARPYARSKSITEEAAALVKEEKPRRSQSLRKSSASPAEFKDLPPLNSNDIVLAPLKFDKEQTEHGLYEQFSKNVDSKPFLRKGNGMGPGAGTSIPKLKASIASDALKNEEEFEESPFEAEDSVNIAKEEEAEDEEDELDPTEIEDYANNENGKPRLSQESDKMSESDNGDSLRSLSQVDPSSVAELPASIPPTFHGAGSLQDSPGESPVSWNSRLNNPFSYPHEISDIDASVDSPIGSPASWNSHSLTQTEADAARMRKKWGSAQKPFMVANSSHNQPRKDVTKGFKRLLKFGRKSRGTDSLVDWISATTSEGDDDTEDGRDPANRSSDDLRKSRMGFSQSHASDDGFNESELFNEQLQAIHSSIPAPPANFKLRDDHISGSSIKAPRSFFSLSSFRSKGSESKLR
- the LOC136223113 gene encoding uncharacterized protein isoform X2, with amino-acid sequence MKSAAPLDYAVFQLSPKHSRCELFVSSNGITEKLASGLVKPFVSHLKVAEEQVAQSVRSVKLDVERNRNPSTWFTKGTLERFVRFVSTPEVLEMVNTYDAEMSQLEAARKIYSQGVQEQLSGSSGGDGTAMMAGTDATKKELLRAIDVRLTAVRQDLTTSYARASAAGFNPETVSDLQLFSDCFGAHRLNEACSKFISLCERRPDLITPWKPGVEDQLVRASWGSDMSIDDPSGEPSGSHQHHQAGQEQLQRDLTQIQNHLNQSKGSNFNPHSSLPQQQLSVQNEGKEEEKKQEESTPELLPIQSSQPSRRLSVQDRINLFENKQKENSGGKSVPVAKPAELRRLSSDVSSAPAAERAVLRRWSGASDMSIDLGNDKKENNSTDSPLITPSSSVPQSKNNVFSGSLADDKDQQGFSDTASSVKDEVRSVSGSMDQGEEVGLKGKVKCKDQAGLQAQLKSFAGRSDQGVKEEKFNKGNLGEDERSSGVKDQAGFEGKLTGNFDRGETVGANQARFPPHTVSFVGRAGDVEVGNRAEDTKIREQPSSESRCRGSQTHTRSLSGQFEGGYGMKVKEVSYKETEVDQPTSQSHWRSVTGEIEQVGKVVAVTAKEPMRVGDLEIPKRKIQKPLSSGPEQILKMQGRREDSGSIFANKLAGPSIKACEDQDSFGSIEQVQRVRQSKGNQGLNDELKLKANELEKLFAEHKLRVPGDQSNSTRRSKAAESQVEQAINSQYKKPVEVEIYPAAQVQDKKIAVEVVMNASDNAMFSTPPPMKANHPDFGSALRQNFSELSLSDDSRGKLYEKYMQKRDAKLKEEWGSKRAEKEAKLKAMQDTLERSRAELKATFSGSADRLDTVSSAHQRAEKLRMYHSRSSMKRGQHLVDIIQSEEDEDPSELLEHKYYRQDKPYSDASTTDGASRSSQNKKMFQNRYTSSSTPRTTAAPVPRSSAKISNPSSGRRRVQSENPLAQSVPNFSDFRKENTKPSPGISKTANRAQARPYARSKSITEEAAALVKEEKPRRSQSLRKSSASPAEFKDLPPLNSNDIVLAPLKFDKEQTEHGLYEQFSKNVDSKPFLRKGNGMGPGAGTSIPKLKASIASDALKNEEEFEESPFEAEDSVNIAKEEEAEDEEDELDPTEIEDYANNENGKPRLSQESDKMSESDNGSLQDSPGESPVSWNSRLNNPFSYPHEISDIDASVDSPIGSPASWNSHSLTQTEADAARMRKKWGSAQKPFMVANSSHNQPRKDVTKGFKRLLKFGRKSRGTDSLVDWISATTSEGDDDTEDGRDPANRSSDDLRKSRMGFSQSHASDDGFNESELFNEQLQAIHSSIPAPPANFKLRDDHISGSSIKAPRSFFSLSSFRSKGSESKLR
- the LOC136223113 gene encoding uncharacterized protein isoform X1, with protein sequence MKSAAPLDYAVFQLSPKHSRCELFVSSNGITEKLASGLVKPFVSHLKVAEEQVAQSVRSVKLDVERNRNPSTWFTKGTLERFVRFVSTPEVLEMVNTYDAEMSQLEAARKIYSQGVQEQLSGSSGGDGTAMMAGTDATKKELLRAIDVRLTAVRQDLTTSYARASAAGFNPETVSDLQLFSDCFGAHRLNEACSKFISLCERRPDLITPWKPGVEDQLVRASWGSDMSIDDPSGEPSGSHQHHQAGQEQLQRDLTQIQNHLNQSKGSNFNPHSSLPQQQLSVQNEGKEEEKKQEESTPELLPIQSSQPSRRLSVQDRINLFENKQKENSGGKSVPVAKPAELRRLSSDVSSAPAAERAVLRRWSGASDMSIDLGNDKKENNSTDSPLITPSSSVPQSKNNVFSGSLADDKDQQGFSDTASSVKDEVRSVSGSMDQGEEVGLKGKVKCKDQAGLQAQLKSFAGRSDQGVKEEKFNKGNLGEDERSSGVKDQAGFEGKLTGNFDRGETVGANQARFPPHTVSFVGRAGDVEVGNRAEDTKIREQPSSESRCRGSQTHTRSLSGQFEGGYGMKVKEVSYKETEVDQPTSQSHWRSVTGEIEQVGKVVAVTAKEPMRVGDLEIPKRKIQKPLSSGPEQILKMQGRREDSGSIFANKLAGPSIKACEDQDSFGSIEQVQRVRQSKGNQGLNDELKLKANELEKLFAEHKLRVPGDQSNSTRRSKAAESQVEQAINSQYKKPVEVEIYPAAQVQDKKIAVEVVMNASDNAMFSTPPPMKANHPDFGSALRQNFSELSLSDDSRGKLYEKYMQKRDAKLKEEWGSKRAEKEAKLKAMQDTLERSRAELKATFSGSADRLDTVSSAHQRAEKLRMYHSRSSMKRGQHLVDIIQSEEDEDPSELLEHKYYRQDKPYSDASTTDGASRSSQNKKMFQNRYTSSSTPRTTAAPVPRSSAKISNPSSGRRRVQSENPLAQSVPNFSDFRKENTKPSPGISKTANRAQARPYARSKSITEEAAALVKEEKPRRSQSLRKSSASPAEFKDLPPLNSNDIVLAPLKFDKEQTEHGLYEQFSKNVDSKPFLRKGNGMGPGAGTSIPKLKASIASDALKNEEEFEESPFEAEDSVNIAKEEEAEDEEDELDPTEIEDYANNENGKPRLSQESDKMSESDNGDSLRSLSQVDPSSVAELPASIPPTFHGAGSLQDSPGESPVSWNSRLNNPFSYPHEISDIDASVDSPIGSPASWNSHSLTQTEADAARMRKKWGSAQKPFMVANSSHNQPRKDVTKGFKRLLKFGRKSRGTDSLVDWISATTSEGDDDTEDGRDPANRSSDDLRKSRMGFSQSHASDDGFNESELFNEQLQAIHSSIPAPPANFKLRDDHISGSSIKAPRSFFSLSSFRSKGSESKLR